TCCGTCCCGACCGTTTTAGCTAGTTGGGGGTTTGGTCCGCACAGGAAGTGTGGCCGTACGCCGCCCGGGTCGGGTATCCGAGAGCTGACCTGTCGGGTTCCCTTATTAATGGTTTAGGTTTGGGTCGGAGGTGCTTCTCCGACCCGGCGAGTAGGTGGATTGGGCCTAGAGCGGTCCGTAAAATTTTGCTTTGggaacaatatttataattatgttttggataaaAACTTGgtctataattatatttatttttttatgcctttatatatattatttaatagttaaaaataaaaaagaggttATTTTGCGGGCTTAGCCCGCCGGCCCACTAGCCCGCCGTTAGACGAGGCGGGCTAGAATTCTAGAACCGCCTTATTAGACGGAGCGGAACAAGTCAGTCCGCCAGGCGGGCTTTCCCGCTTGCCACCATCTACATGTCCTCACAtggtataaataataaatataaataattaatgtatAGAGTATGCAATAATTTTgtataacaaattcaaaatcttatgGAAACGTCAACACTAATGATCACTGCACTTATTGAAccataaattaaaagtattaacTAATGAGAATCTACAAATTGCTTTTGAAATgactaaatatattattatccaAAAGAGAATTACACTTAATAAACATACTCATCATTGCATGGTACTAATGTTGGTAGGTtaaggaaattaaaatactttAATATAAGATGAAAGAAATGAAATTACCCTTTTGCCCAGATCCTTGGCATTTTCCACACCCGCTCTAAAAACTCTGCATGTGTGACTCCTGTAAGTTTATATATGCATTTCAAGACACATGCATATTTCATCTATATTCACAAGATAGACTTGAAGATTCCCATGCATATaacatttttcaataaaaaccaaataaacgttttgttttctttcccaATTCACCCACTAATTCACCTTTACCACTTCTAACATTCTCTTATTTATATGTCCACTTAATGTCATAATAGGGAATGGTTCTTTTTAGGGGTAAAGAATGAGATATGTTGTTTTCATtctcatatttaattaattttcagtaTTTCACATCCATTTCCAAGGTCATTagcatttaaatttaaattaacaatATGAAGTATTTGACAATTTATTGGCATTGATGtattaaatgaatttttttctattttttactaaactaaaaagaatctttatttttaatttttttttaataacttgttggtattatttttatgtattttattttgttcagtCAATCATATATTAAATGCCACTCAGTAAACTTGTCTAAAATTATCTATAGGCCCTAGAGATTGAGTTATTGATATAAGAtggatttaagaaaaaaaagctTCCAATTATAATCCAGaaattattagaatatataCTTTATGAAAAAACTTATAGTTactattttatatgatttattgGAAGCCACGgtttaatttttggtttttatactgaaaaaatttaaataatatttatgttatgcaagaatatatattataactatttgagaaaaaaaaaacattttgggATTACTAAAGAATGAAATAATAAAGCAATTGAACGAATAAAAAAAGGtgatatcaataaaaaaattaactcatcACCTGTAATAATTATCCATCCTATAGTTTAAAATTaacagatttttttaataacttgtAAGTTGAGtaaaataatccaaaaaaattttcaaatacttttttctatttctagtttttataatatttttatttcttttttttattttaaaataaaatatttattcaattttattttgacatatttaataacttaaataaaaaattaaaaaatatattaataaaataataaaaattataataaaaaaattttattgtttaacttAATTCATGATATctatataatatcttatttatatatttatttttatatgatgtTAAAAACATTTTACATATACAttacatatatataacatattcacaaaattattttagcctttttttgttacttttaaAGTTTAACATACAATGGTACGTGATGATtgcaaaataatataaatattctaatattgtatatattatttaatttttaaatgaaatatatataaaatatcataaataaaattaaaataaaaataacgttagatatattttttaaatttttcaaaaattcagagataaaaaattatattttttacccaatataataatatgtttctcatgaaataattaaacactaaaaaaatgCATTTATAATATCGAGAATTTAAAGGATGAATTTTGACTCTTTTAATATTCTTACCAATTTAAGAAAGATTGCCCATTTGaggatttcttttttttaatgaaaagtaATGCtggatgataaaaaataaatagtataattaattttttgaaaaaatgtatatattgtatatgatgtttttatcttttaatataaattttttttacaacttttattttaacattattttattaatttcatgCTAATGGAAGAGTAAGTAGAGTGAGTACATGTAGCTTTTACTATTTATCTgactttttaacataaaaaattaaaaaaaactaattaaaacctctcatcaaagacaaataattaattatatgtttttaaattataaaattttaattgtattcTTAATGTTCACAATATAAAAATGGTAACACTAAGAATACAAATTGAtgattttattgtatatttgtattatttGTTATCTGATTCAATTGAGTTTGCATTACagtaatttgattaaaaaataagcaATATTCTGTAAATTACAGTTACTGCATTAAGTGAATTTTGGTTGTTACGATTAGGTTCTGTCATTGATATTCCAAATCAGTGTTAGATGTGCACAATTCATCAGACACTGAAATCTCTGGATTGTAGTGAGATATAGCAACAAGCCAACAAAACATTCTTCTCTGTCAACTCTTTTGTTGAACCTACGTTTTATCAGAGTCAACGCTCACCGCACCATGATAAACGGTGCAGTGTTTGCAGCAAAGACGTGTAAAATGTTGTAATATTATTGATTAGTTTGGTTAACTGGTTTCCTTACGAGTCAGTTAACATTATTGGTTGACAGCATAATAATAACCAAACTGGTTTCCTTACAAGTCAGATAATATTATTGGTTGACAGCATAATAATTTATGCCCTACAAATTTTACACCGAAAATACTTCAATAGTCATGTATACCACGAGTCAGATAATATTATTGGTTGACAGCATAATAATTTATGCCCTACAAATTTTGCACCGAAAATACTTCAATAGTCATGTATACCATTCTATGAATAGATTTAGAGTGTATTTGACAAAAACGTTGAGGATAAAAGAAGCGCGTTTGAGTTTGAAagtttcatttttatatttgataatttttatctttctgAACGCACCAGAAATAATTCTGCCTTTGATTTAGAAAAAGTTAAATTTGTAACTTTTGCGTTTCACTTTATAGTTACTAATTATCTTTGAAAAATTaggtgaaaattttattttttttgtcaaccataccctttattttcttctatacAAAGGATATTAGTAAATATTATCTTCACAGTAATTCTCTGCAGTTCTTCCTACTTTTTCATAGTTTTTAGTTCcaatttttttcatcaaaattgtATTTGTTTCAATCGCTGgcaaattgaatattttaatttttttattatttttagtattcattttcatattttaatttttatattttttattatattttttatttatatgataaatatttttatattatttatgtagTGTTCTGATTTctcatgttatatttttatgagtttttttatcatttatcatactattttttatatgtatattttttatgattttttatgattttttttagctttgttcatatgattttttatttatttattgtatttcttttattcataCGACAAATGTTGTTAActtttttatatgatatttttattattttttgttcatataaaatttttttctatcatttACTGGATTGTATTTATGCTgtgtatgaatttttttatttttttatttgattttattcctatgaattttatttattttttttgttcatacGATATATTGTtggttttatgaattttttattatttcttatctatataattttttttattctttgatgtactatatttttgttttgcattaatttttttattttttattttgactttgtaaaatttgtaattgtaattattatatactacgtttattaataaaattttatataatataaattatgatcctataaaaaaaggacaaaataaataaaaaattaattataagtaatAATAGAGccataaataatgaaaatttatagtccaaaataatattaaattaaagagtactaacagtactaaaaaaattatagaatattttatttttgtttgacattataaaatttatagtactctatttcatatttttattttttattatttttattttatttatatgataaatattttttatattatttttgttagtgttCTGATTTtacatgtatataaaaaattatttaaattgatgtctcttttagtaatttttcatctaaaagtgattttgagtagtataattcaatcaatatttattttgttataatcaattttaatataaaaattatcaaatataaattatattaacccaaacttacttttcatcaaaatcaattttacaaaatcaattttataaaagCTCCCATTTACAAACTATAATTCAAACACATacttaattttaacattaaatatttCCATTAAATTCGTTCTCATTTTTCGTTTTGCTGTTAAATAAAAGCTTGACTATTAAAGGAAGAAATAATAtagacacacaaaaaaaaaagaaataatattcaCCTGGCTATGAAATatactaatactaatataaaactgattttgttaaagaaaattttttccaattttaatttcttcatttataaagttaaacttaaaaattgttaaGGACCTAATTCAGAATAATCTCCCCACTTGGATATTCGAGGCCAGCTTCTTTCTAATGGTTTAAATCGATTCCTATAATTTTTAACttgtattttaattcaaatatttttctatcttaaccaaataagataagattatcaaaaactatatgaaaggAGGCAAAGACTCTTTTATATACATTACTTCTTTTATACACTTTATACCTCTcagatttattttaatttggggtcaaaatatctttataaataCCACCCGTTTCAAGAAAATGATCCAACAGCGGTTTGGACTCGCAAATCCTTGATCCATcataattcatataaaaaatttctagtacaaaaattatgcttataaaaaacaaatgcaaatatatttttttggttatattatattatattatattatatttttattgacaaTAATGGGNNNNNNNNNNNNNNNNNNNNNNNNNNNNNNNNNNNNNNNNNNNNNNNNNNNNNNNNNNNtttatatataaataatatattgtttaattttttaatatatatgttatattaatataatatataatatatatagataactGATTgattgtaaatataaaaagtgaCAATAATTATGGTCAAAatgtaacaaaagaaaaatgatagtagcagaaaaaaaattgaggaaTAAGGAAAAAATTAATTGCAAGAGTTAATGACATACCATGTTTGCTTcatcttgaatttcttccttcACTATGCCTCTTCATTCACCATATAAAATAACCACAGATACAATCACACCCAAACTCTCTTTTTGATaacattttctctctctttctttctttctttctcttctttcttctcaatCATTCTTTTCCTcctccaacaacaacaataacaacaaacacAAAGTCATAACCCcaattctctctttctctctctctctcttggaTCACAGAAACCAAACACACACAACACATCGCAGAAACAACAACTTCGTCGATACCAGAAAGGGTGAATCACCACCCTCTCAAACCCAACCCAAAACCATGGTTGAAACTAGACGCAGTTCTTCCCAATCCTCAACCAAACGCACCCTCTCTTCGCCTTCTCCTTCTAACCCCAACAAAAGATCAAAGGTCTCCCCTTTTTCTTCAATCCGATTCATAGCAGAATTTTCAATTCCAcccttttaattttctttccccttgattacaaaattatattaaaaaagatatttttttttgttgggtcTGAATTTTCGTGATTATTTAGGTTTCTACCAACACCACAGAGGATGCATCGTCCACGACGCTTCCTGTTGCTGCTGCTCCTCCTGTGAACGAATCTGGACCCGGAAATGATGATCTACCCGAGACGGCGTCGTTGAAGGCCGTTGATGCTTGCAGCGATGATGTTTTGCCAGAAACTTTGTCGTTGAAGGCCACGCCTCCTTCTGTGCCGGCGGCAGAAGGGGATGATTTGGTGACGCCTCAGTCCATAGGTTAGAAAGTTGCAACCTTTTGGTTTATTTCGTGGGAAGtgaatgattcttttgcatgCATGTGGCTATTGGATAATGAATCTGTGGTAGAATTTGGAGTGAATTTTGTGttgaattttgttaattttaggtGAGGATGCGGTGGATGGAGAGAAATCAAGTGCTGCGGCGGCTTTGGCGGCGGCTGCTGCTGCCGGCCGAATGAAGAAGCGGTCAGTGAAATCGAAATCAGGACCTAAGACAGCATGGGGGAAGCTCCTTTCTCAGTGTTCTCAGGTTTGGTTCTTCGCTGTGAATTGANNNNNNNNNNNNNNNNNNNNNNNNNNAGTACTTGTATGGTTTTTGCATTGTGGAATTGGAATGCATGGTTAAAGTTGATCTATTGGAGTGATTTTAACGGATATAGAACTGCTTTGTCTTGAAATTTTACACTTGACCTGCAAATTTGAATGATTGGTTGATTTTGCAAGATACTTTCTGCATTATGGGAACTGATGACTGAAGTTTCAAAAAATGCTTCTAATGCTGCATGCTCAATTGCACTGACCGTGGTGCTTATTGCTCCTCAATCACATGTTGTTTGTGAAACTATACCTGCTTTCCTTGTTTTGTTATATTTAGTATGCATAAAGTAAGGAAGGTAGTGCAACTTTGTAGATAAAAGAGGGTATCTGGTGTAagagcaacagatagagaagaCAGGAAGTAATTATCCCAAAGTGGAAGGGGTGTTGTTGTATGTACTAAGAACTAACAAGGTCAGTGTAGTTATCCCTAGGTTACAAGATTGGAAAGGCTGGTGTTGTTTGTAACTAGTAATGGCTAGAAAAGGTAAGGGCTTAAATTTGATCCTTGGTGCAGTCCTATAATGTTGAGAAAAATCCTTTGTTAAACTACTTTAAAGTTCTATGCAGATATGATCTATGATAAGGATACTATGGATTGCAATGTTTGATCCATTTAGTGCACCCTACCTAATGAGATATGGCTTGGTTGTTGTTGTATTGTCCTGGCTAGAGAAAAttttgtttcttgcaatatcATGCCACAGTTAGTCAATACTATGTAGGATGGAATCAATGTCAACTTTGTGCCAAAGATTTTGCATTACTTGATAAAAGCAATGCTGCGTGTGATTTCaccataaaatatataggtGCTAGACATGAGTAAGTGAGACATCTACTTTGAAGTATCTTCTGCTTTTTTGGGCTTTAAAATGTGGAGAATTCTGAGCTGATTGTGTTTTCATTAGTCATGTCAATCTAGAACTAATCatatttgtttttcattcttCTCCAGATTCCTCACCAGCCTATGTGTGATCCTATCTTCACCATTGGCCAAGGTCGTCAGTGCAATTTATGGCTTAAAGATCCAACTGTTGGCAATATTTTGTGCAAGTTGAGCAACATCGAGGTAGAGGTTCCACTTTCCGTTTTGTGCAATTTAAAACAGGCGGCTGAGTTGCTAATGATCTATCTGCTTTGCATTTTGGTTATAGAAAATTAGTCATTTATATGATGCAAAAATTCCATTTCATATATCGGGAGGGAAGAATGATTTGTGTAATTATGTTAGATGGGTAATTACTATTTTAGATTACTGATCATGGTTGTTACTCTACACAGCGTGGAGGTTCACCTGTTGCATTACTGGAAATCACAGGAGGCAAAGGTGCTGTTCAAGTTAATGGTAAGACCTATCGCAAGAATGCACGCCTTATATTAAGTGGAGGTGATGAGGTGGTCTTCGGTTCTTCTGGCAAGCATGCTTATGTATCCTGTTCATATGGTTCCTATGAATTATATATCTGTTTTTGCCTCTTATACTTTGCACCTTCACTTACAATGCTCTATATCATTTTATATAACTGCCTTGTTTCTGTCATTCTTGAAGATATTCTATTGTGTTTTATGCGTTCCTTAGCGTGAATTCAGATCTTTCAGCAGCTCACAAATAATAATGTTGCTACCACTGGCATACCTTCTCCTGTGAGTATTTTAGAAGCTCGGAGTACTCCAGTGAATGGAATGCAAGTTGAAGCTAGATCCGGGGACCCTTCCGCTGTTGCTGGAGCATCAATATTAGCCTCATTATCTAATCTTCATAAAGATTTAGCTCGCCTTCCGCCTGCTGCTAAAGCTGGCAAGAATGTCCAACAAAACACGGATGCTTCATCACTACCTTCTGGCAATGGGGATGGTGTTCGAGACAATGAAGTGAAGGATACCACCAATACCGACGAGCAAACTGGAGCTGTTTCTGCTGAGAAAACTGTTCTTGCATCTTCTGCTATTGGTAATGAAAATCCTAGTGTTGACACCATGGAGGTTGATGCCAATGTGGATACAGATGCTGGGAAGATGGCTGCTGCTGCTACCTGTGAATTAAGGCCGTTGCTGCGCATGCTTGCTGGTTCATATCCTGATTTTGATTTAAGTAGTAGCATTACAAAGATATTGGAGGAGCGAAGGGAATTAAGAGAACTTCTTAAAGATGTTGATACCCCAGCAATATTGGCATCAACCAGGCGGCAAGCTTTTAAGGAGAGTTTACAACAAAGAGTTCTTAGTGCTGACAATATTGATGTCTCATTTGAAAGTTTCCCATACTATCTAAGGTGCATCGTTGCTTCTCGTTATTAACTTTTCTCTCATTTGATTtcctaatattttttcaatcttAACTGGATTATAATTTTACTGTGGTCACTTCTTAGATGTTGGCTAACAGCTTGAATAATCTATATTTACTCTTATATTCTTTTATAGCCTGTAGTTGCTGCTTAAAGATAGATGAGAtcataagaaaataaattatgcaTTCTTAGCTATGATGTTTCTATTTTTATAGCGACACGACAAAGACCGTTTTGATTGCTTCGACATATATTCATTTGAAGTGTAATGGCTTTGGAAAATTTGCGTCAGACCTCCCCTCAGTGTCCCCACGGATATTGTTATCTGGACCTGCAGGTAGTTCCTTCATTCTTGTTAATGCTTTGTTTTCCCCTTTCTGCAATCAAGAAGTGCTCTCATTATGCGATTCCTGTGTAGGTTCGGATATATATCAGGAGACTCTTGCCAAGGCACTTGCAAAGCATTTTGGTGCGAGGCTACTAATTGTTGATTCTCTTTCACTACCTGGTGTACGTTTTCTCAGATATTCTTTTGCTACTTCTTATTATCTGTTTGTATTGTTGAGATGATTTCTTCCTAAATCGCTGTTAATATAAACAGAATAATAATAGTTTTTGTTATGTGATTGATATTTCAGGGAACTCCATCAAAGGAAGTTGATTCTGCTAAAGAAAGTTCAAAGCCTGAACGACCATCTGTGTTGGCTAAGAGAAGTACACATGCTGCTTCTTTAAAACATAGTAAACCAGCTTCTAGTGTTGATGCTGAAATTGTGGGTGGATCCACAATAAGTTCTCAGGCTATGCTGAAGCAGGAGGTTTCTACTGCTTCATCAAAAGGCACTACTATTAAAACAGGTGTGCGGTTTTGTTGTTAAAAATTGAGCAACTATCTCCAAATTTACTTCCTATTGTACATATTGCATAGCACCTAAAGGTTAACATGAGGCTTAAATAATTTGCAGGTGATCGAGTAAAATTTGTTGGTAACTTCCCTTCTGCTGTCTCGTCAATACAAAATTATTCAAGGTACTTTGTCTGATGGAAGAATTATTCTGAATACAATTTCAGTCAATCTGCATTTGATCTGAACTTGTGGAGAAGAGAGATCTTTTTTATCCCTTTTGTTGAGGAGGCTATAACCAGGTTTGTGATTTATTCTGAATGCATAGTATTGGGGATGTTTGTTTACCTAAGGATTTCAGTTtccttttttaaatttcttgtttggtGCACCCCTAGTTGTCCTTATCtagaaaaacattttttaaatatttagtttAAAATTGTGTTGCGTTTGAAAATTAAGACTTAAGACTTTGCTATGTTGGACAGGGGACCAAGCTATGGCTCCCGCGGAAAGGTTATGCTTGCATTTGAAGATAATGGGTCTTCGAAGATTGGGGTTAGGTTTGATAAATCAATTCCTGATGGCAATGATCTTGGTGGTCTTTGTGAAGATGATCGCGGGTTCTTTTGTTCTGGTATTTCAATCTGCTTTTTTGAACTTATGATCCTTTAGCTACATATTGGCTCTTGTGCATTAAAATTCCATTGGTGATTTATACTGCAGCAAATCATTTGTTGAGAGTAGATGGTTCAGGGGGCGATGACGTTGACAAGATTGCAGTTCAAGAAATCTTTGAGGTGAGCCTGGTTCTATGCTTGTTCCATTGTTTTTCTCGATGCCTGGTGAAATAATGACATCCATTTTGATGTCGTTTACATAGGTTGTTACCAGTCAGAGTCAAAACGGAGCAGTGGTGTTATTCATTAAAGACATAGAGAAGGCAATGGTTGGGTACACCGAGatgttgaaaattaaatttgaaagcTTGCCACAGAATGTGGTGGTAATTGCCTCTCATACCCAGCTGGACAATCGAAAGGAGAAGGTAcacttttttactattatatatttttgctgATGTTTGGTTGTATTGACCTCATGTTCAAGAAATCTTGTTTGCtgattttatttctctgtcttCTATGCTTTCAGACACAACCTGGTGGCCTTCTATTTACGAAGTTTGGGAGCAATCAGACTGCACTACTAGATCTTGCTTTTCCGGTAAATAATAGTAACCATTTCGCTTCATATAATTCTTTAAATAATGATGTAATTCTTTCTTGGAAGTTGCCAGTCTTGTCTGGGCTATGCccttgaatatttttttttgtggctttatatatatatatatatattagctgTTTGTCATGGCTCCTTCAGGAATTATTGTTTATTGAACTACTGTAATTTGGTATTTAACTTTGTACAGGATAATTTTGGTAGACTGCATGATAGGAGCAAAGAAACACCCAAAGTAATGAAGCAACTTGGTCGCCTCTTCCCAAACAGAGTGACTATACAGCTGCCTCAGGTATCACCATAGATTAATATTATTGTACGATTTGTTGCGTTGCCATCAACAGTTCATGGATCAGTTCTAATTTGAAACTTGTACAGGATGAGACCTTGCTTTCTGATTGGAAGCAGCAGCTAGAGCGTGATGTTGAGACTATGAAAGCTCAGTCTAATGTTGTCAGCATTCGAACGGTGAGCCTTCCAACATCTTCTGTCCTTTATTTAATATgcctttatatatttattttgttttgttttgctaTTCTCCTTTTCTTGATCGAATTTGTTCAGTGACTAGTATGTTGATTGTCGCTGTACACTAGATGCTCTGGCTTACCAAACGATCTGGATATTTTTTACTTGGTTTTATATAAATACCAAGTGTTATGTGTTACTATTTGTTATACTTACAATGTGATTCCTTTGTTGATATCAGGTTCTCAGCAGAGTTGGATTGGAATGTCCTGACTTGGAGACTGTTTGCATCAAAGATCAAGCCCTAACAACCGAAAGTCAGCATTCTTTTTAACCTTTTCCCCACCATTTTTATTTGAAGCAACTGTAGCATCTAAGTATGGAAATTTCAGATTTGCTGCCAAAATGCTGATTTTATGCTATTGCTCCTTTTACTAGGTGTGGAAAAGATCATTGGTTGGGCAATAAGTTACCAGCTTATGCACTCATCTGAATCCTTATCCAAAGATTCTAAGCTTGTGCTGTCTGCAGAAAGGTGTCATGACTTCTTTCCATCTTGATCCTGCCATCCTAAAATTTTGAGTAATGAGAAATataacaaaatcttttaatttctaaCCCTTATTCACACTTCATCGGTGCAGCATTAATTATGGGCTGAACATTCTGCATGGCATTCAAAATGAAAACAAGAGCTTAAAGAAATCATTGAAGGTAATTTAACACATTCTGTTGCAAATTTATACATTTTATCATCTTATTGTGCGCAACTTGCTTTGCATTGTAACTTTTCCAAAATATGCGATTGCCTATACTTAGTCTCTCTTGTATTTGTTCTTCCATGTTAGGATGTGGTTACTGAGAAtgaatttgagaaaaaattgCTTGGTGATGTTATTCCACCAACCGATATTGGGGTGACATTCGATGATATTGGAGCTTTGGAAAATGTGAAGGACACCTTGAAGGAATTGGtcatgcttcctcttcagaggCCGGAATTGTTTTGCAAAGGGCAGCTGACTAAGGTAGAAGATTCTC
This sequence is a window from Arachis duranensis cultivar V14167 chromosome 2, aradu.V14167.gnm2.J7QH, whole genome shotgun sequence. Protein-coding genes within it:
- the LOC107475930 gene encoding uncharacterized protein LOC107475930 — protein: MVETRRSSSQSSTKRTLSSPSPSNPNKRSKVSTNTTEDASSTTLPVAAAPPVNESGPGNDDLPETASLKAVDACSDDVLPETLSLKATPPSVPAAEGDDLVTPQSIGEDAVDGEKSSAAAALAAAAAAGRMKKRSVKSKSGPKTAWGKLLSQCSQIPHQPMCDPIFTIGQGRQCNLWLKDPTVGNILCKLSNIERGGSPVALLEITGGKGAVQVNGKTYRKNARLILSGGDEVVFGSSGKHAYIFQQLTNNNVATTGIPSPVSILEARSTPVNGMQVEARSGDPSAVAGASILASLSNLHKDLARLPPAAKAGKNVQQNTDASSLPSGNGDGVRDNEVKDTTNTDEQTGAVSAEKTVLASSAIGNENPSVDTMEVDANVDTDAGKMAAAATCELRPLLRMLAGSYPDFDLSSSITKILEERRELRELLKDVDTPAILASTRRQAFKESLQQRVLSADNIDVSFESFPYYLSDTTKTVLIASTYIHLKCNGFGKFASDLPSVSPRILLSGPAGSDIYQETLAKALAKHFGARLLIVDSLSLPGGTPSKEVDSAKESSKPERPSVLAKRSTHAASLKHSKPASSVDAEIVGGSTISSQAMLKQEVSTASSKGTTIKTGDRVKFVGNFPSAVSSIQNYSRGPSYGSRGKVMLAFEDNGSSKIGVRFDKSIPDGNDLGGLCEDDRGFFCSANHLLRVDGSGGDDVDKIAVQEIFEVVTSQSQNGAVVLFIKDIEKAMVGYTEMLKIKFESLPQNVVVIASHTQLDNRKEKTQPGGLLFTKFGSNQTALLDLAFPDNFGRLHDRSKETPKVMKQLGRLFPNRVTIQLPQDETLLSDWKQQLERDVETMKAQSNVVSIRTVLSRVGLECPDLETVCIKDQALTTESVEKIIGWAISYQLMHSSESLSKDSKLVLSAESINYGLNILHGIQNENKSLKKSLKDVVTENEFEKKLLGDVIPPTDIGVTFDDIGALENVKDTLKELVMLPLQRPELFCKGQLTKPCKGILLFGPPGTGKTMLAKAVATEAGANFINISMSSITSKWFGEGEKYVKAVFSLASKIAPSVIFVDEVDSMLGRRENPGEHEAMRKMKNEFMVNWDGLRTKDKERILVLAATNRPFDLDEAVIRRLPRRLMVNLPDAPNREKILKVILAKEDLASDVDLDALANMTDGYSGSDLKNLCVTAAHCPIREILEKEKKERSVAQAENKPLPRLCSSADIRPLKMEDFKYAHEQVCASVSSESNNMNELLQWNDLYGEGGSRKMRSLSYFM